One window from the genome of Oryza glaberrima chromosome 3, OglaRS2, whole genome shotgun sequence encodes:
- the LOC127767394 gene encoding uncharacterized protein LOC127767394 isoform X4: MDGECRDAYGFAVRPQHLQRFREYAKIYKEEEEERADRWKDFLDRLAESADDITTSISPSKEYSAAGDVNGGEHLDGAENLENSNRGGIKCNNEEEEGEEDAEKSDTPENSKEIDGNNQSQEANGEADDINDVSANSENLKQESIANSVESDKAPEELKEVTGCSEELLNDENGDSEGLKDSHGALEGLGEANNDNSEKLEELFLDKGLLDELKPIRVESGKRVRASIRIIEKMMSSRVGKIRYTANDMCGNGEAQLASIEEEERAADKSCRGDPAEESSNPDKVEQAQDREQGDSASAALEGGNGESYFPWREELESLVRGGVPMALRGEMWQAFVGVGARKITGYYNKLLDEGTEELDEKNPEDQELKDQTNAQKKPPEKWKGQIEKDLPRTFPGHPALDEDGRNALRRLLTAYARHNPSVGYCQAMNFFAGLFLLFMPEEHAFWALVGVIDEYFDGYYTEEMIESQVDQLVLEEVVRERFPKLAKHMDFLGVQVAWVTGPWFLSIFINMLPWESVLRVWDVILFEGNRTMLFRTTLALLDLYGPALVTTKDAGDAITLLQSLAGSTFDSSQLVLTACMGFQAVREIGLQELRKKHRPDIISAMEERSKDRHSWKDKKGLATKLYSFKHDPLCPQVNSKEGEDDLQVNGEMQFLDSGSANLETYLTSSALDNELEEGIDLQDQVTWLKVELCKLLEEKRSAELRSEELETALMEMVKQDNRHMLSAKVEKLEAEVSELRKSFADKQEQEQAMLQVLIRMEQEQKVAEDARIAAERDAADKKYAAQLLQEKYDAAMAALRQMEKRAVMAETMLEATKQYQAGQFKANQSFNPSSPRAAPQSGKPNQDPNQDAPNRRLGLLSRGLGWLEKSKGKSSSTETPEG; encoded by the exons ATGGACGGCGAGTGCCG GGATGCGTATGGATTCGCGGTGCGGCCGCAGCATCTGCAGCGTTTCCGCGAGTATGCCAAGATTTACAAG gaggaagaagaggagagagcgGACAGATGGAAGGACTTCTTGGACAGGTTGGCTGAATCTGCAGATGACATCACAACCAGCATTTCACCTTCCAAAGAGTACTCTGCTGCTGGAGATGTCAATGGTGGAGAACACCTTGATGGAGCTGAAAACTTAGAGAATAGCAATAGGGGTGGAATAAAATGCAACaatgaagaagaggagggagaagaggatgCAGAAAAGAGCGATACACCAGAAAATTCGAAGGAAATTGATGGCAACAATCAATCGCAAGAAGCAAATGGTGAGGCGGACGATATCAATGATGTATCTGCCAACTCAGAAAACCTGAAACAGGAGAGCATTGCAAACTCCGTAGAATCGGACAAAGCTCCAGAAGAACTGAAGGAGGTGACTGGGTGTTCAGAGGAACTATTAAATGATGAGAATGGTGATTCTGAAGGATTAAAAGATTCTCATGGCGCCTTGGAAGGATTAGGTGAAGCGAACAATGACAACTCGGAAAAGTTAGAAGAACTTTTCTTGGATAAGGGGTTGTTGGATGAACTGAAGCCTATAAGAGTTGAGTCTGGGAAGCGGGTGCGGGCATCAATCAGAATCATTGAGAAAATGATGAGCTCTCGAGTGGGCAAGATAAGGTACACTGCAAATGACATGTGTGGAAATGGTGAAGCACAGCTTGCATCAATTGAAGAGGAGGAAAGGGCAGCAGATAAGAGTTGTAGAGGGGATCCAGCAGAGGAATCCTCTAATCCAGATAAGGTGGAGCAGGCACAGGACAGGGAACAAGGTGATTCTGCCAGTGCTGCTTTGGAGGGAGGCAATGGCGAGTCTTATTTCCCTTGGAGGGAGGAACTCGAGAGCTTGGTCCGTGGAGGTGTGCCAATGGCTCTTAGAGGAGAG ATGTGGCAAGCATTTGTGGGTGTTGGTGCTCGTAAAATTACTGGGTACTACAACAAATTACTAGATGAAGGTACTGAGGAATTGGATGAAAAGAACCCTGAGGACCAAGAGTTGAAAGATCAGACAAATGCACAGAAAAAGCCCCCAGAGAAGTGGAAGGGACAGATAGAGAAG GATTTGCCTCGAACATTTCCGGGACACCCTGCACTAGATGAGGACGGGAGAAATGCTTTGCGACGGTTATTAACAGCATATGCAAGGCATAACCCATCAGTTGGATACTGCCAG GCCATGAACTTTTTTGCTGGCCTATTTTTATTATTCATGCCTGAAGAGCATGCATTCTG GGCTCTGGTGGGGGTCATTGATGAGTATTTTGATGGTTATTACACTGAGGAAATGATTGAATCTCAG GTTGACCAGCTTGTTCTTGAGGAAGTTGTACGAGAAAGATTCCCAAAACTTG CAAAGCATATGGATTTCCTGGGAGTTCAGGTGGCATGGGTGACTGGACCATGGTTTCTTTCAATTTTCATCAATATGCTTCCATGGGAAAGTG TTCTTCGTGTTTGGGATGTGATCCTTTTTGAAGGAAATCGAACGATGTTGTTCCGGACAACGCTTGCTTTGCTCGACTTATATG GGCCTGCCCTGGTGACCACAAAGGATGCTGGAGATGCAATTACATTATTGCAATCTCTTGCTGGCTCTACTTTTGACAGCAGTCAACTTGTGTTGACAGCTTGTATGGGTTTTCAAGCAGTCAGGGAAATAGGGCTGCAGGAGTTAAGGAAAAAACACAGGCCTGATATTATATCTGCTATGGAGGAAAGATCAAAAGACCGCCATTCTTGGAAAGATAAGAAGGGTTTAGCAACTAAACTTTACAGCTTTAAACATGATCCTCTATGCCCACAAGTTAATTCCAAGGAAGGGGAAGATGATTTGCAAGTGAATGGGGAAATGCAATTTTTAGATTCTGGGTCAGCAAATCTAGAAACCTACCTTACTAGTTCTGCTCTAGATAATGAGTTGGAAGAGGGCATTGATCTTCAAGATCAG GTAACATGGTTGAAAGTTGAGCTGTGCAAACTGCTCGAGGAGAAAAGATCAGCTGAACTCAG AAGCGAGGAGTTGGAAACTGCTTTGATGGAAATGGTCAAGCAGGACAACAGACATATGTTGAGTGCTAAG GTTGAGAAATTGGAGGCAGAGGTATCTGAGTTGCGAAAGTCCTTTGCAGAcaagcaagagcaagagcagGCAATGCTTCAG GTTTTGATAAGAATGGAGCAGGAACAGAAAGTGGCAGAAGATGCCCGCATAGCTGCTGAGAGAGATGCTGCTGATAAGAAATATGCTGCTCAGTTGCTCCAG GAGAAGTATGACGCAGCGATGGCAGCACTTCGACAAATGGAGAAGAGAGCTGTAATGGCCGAAACTATGTTGGAAGCTACAAAGCAGTACCAGGCAGGGCAGTTTAAGGCCAACCAGTCCTTCAATCCAAG TTCACCTCGTGCTGCCCCTCAGTCTGGGAAGCCAAATCAAGATCCTAACCAGGATGCACCTAACAGGAGATTGGGCTTGCTTTCTAGGGGCCTTGGTTGGCTAGAGAAAAGCAAG ggaAAGTCTAGTTCCACTGAAACACCTGAAGGCTAA
- the LOC127767394 gene encoding uncharacterized protein LOC127767394 isoform X2 — protein MMRWLELPSGVVVDGGEVWRRDAYGFAVRPQHLQRFREYAKIYKEEEEERADRWKDFLDRLAESADDITTSISPSKEYSAAGDVNGGEHLDGAENLENSNRGGIKCNNEEEEGEEDAEKSDTPENSKEIDGNNQSQEANGEADDINDVSANSENLKQESIANSVESDKAPEELKEVTGCSEELLNDENGDSEGLKDSHGALEGLGEANNDNSEKLEELFLDKGLLDELKPIRVESGKRVRASIRIIEKMMSSRVGKIRYTANDMCGNGEAQLASIEEEERAADKSCRGDPAEESSNPDKVEQAQDREQGDSASAALEGGNGESYFPWREELESLVRGGVPMALRGEMWQAFVGVGARKITGYYNKLLDEGTEELDEKNPEDQELKDQTNAQKKPPEKWKGQIEKDLPRTFPGHPALDEDGRNALRRLLTAYARHNPSVGYCQAMNFFAGLFLLFMPEEHAFWALVGVIDEYFDGYYTEEMIESQVDQLVLEEVVRERFPKLAKHMDFLGVQVAWVTGPWFLSIFINMLPWESVLRVWDVILFEGNRTMLFRTTLALLDLYGPALVTTKDAGDAITLLQSLAGSTFDSSQLVLTACMGFQAVREIGLQELRKKHRPDIISAMEERSKDRHSWKDKKGLATKLYSFKHDPLCPQVNSKEGEDDLQVNGEMQFLDSGSANLETYLTSSALDNELEEGIDLQDQVTWLKVELCKLLEEKRSAELRSEELETALMEMVKQDNRHMLSAKVEKLEAEVSELRKSFADKQEQEQVLIRMEQEQKVAEDARIAAERDAADKKYAAQLLQEKYDAAMAALRQMEKRAVMAETMLEATKQYQAGQFKANQSFNPSSPRAAPQSGKPNQDPNQDAPNRRLGLLSRGLGWLEKSKGKSSSTETPEG, from the exons ATGATGCGGTGGTTGGAATTGCCTTCGGGAGTTGTGGTTGATGGTGGTGAGGTTTGGCGCAGGGATGCGTATGGATTCGCGGTGCGGCCGCAGCATCTGCAGCGTTTCCGCGAGTATGCCAAGATTTACAAG gaggaagaagaggagagagcgGACAGATGGAAGGACTTCTTGGACAGGTTGGCTGAATCTGCAGATGACATCACAACCAGCATTTCACCTTCCAAAGAGTACTCTGCTGCTGGAGATGTCAATGGTGGAGAACACCTTGATGGAGCTGAAAACTTAGAGAATAGCAATAGGGGTGGAATAAAATGCAACaatgaagaagaggagggagaagaggatgCAGAAAAGAGCGATACACCAGAAAATTCGAAGGAAATTGATGGCAACAATCAATCGCAAGAAGCAAATGGTGAGGCGGACGATATCAATGATGTATCTGCCAACTCAGAAAACCTGAAACAGGAGAGCATTGCAAACTCCGTAGAATCGGACAAAGCTCCAGAAGAACTGAAGGAGGTGACTGGGTGTTCAGAGGAACTATTAAATGATGAGAATGGTGATTCTGAAGGATTAAAAGATTCTCATGGCGCCTTGGAAGGATTAGGTGAAGCGAACAATGACAACTCGGAAAAGTTAGAAGAACTTTTCTTGGATAAGGGGTTGTTGGATGAACTGAAGCCTATAAGAGTTGAGTCTGGGAAGCGGGTGCGGGCATCAATCAGAATCATTGAGAAAATGATGAGCTCTCGAGTGGGCAAGATAAGGTACACTGCAAATGACATGTGTGGAAATGGTGAAGCACAGCTTGCATCAATTGAAGAGGAGGAAAGGGCAGCAGATAAGAGTTGTAGAGGGGATCCAGCAGAGGAATCCTCTAATCCAGATAAGGTGGAGCAGGCACAGGACAGGGAACAAGGTGATTCTGCCAGTGCTGCTTTGGAGGGAGGCAATGGCGAGTCTTATTTCCCTTGGAGGGAGGAACTCGAGAGCTTGGTCCGTGGAGGTGTGCCAATGGCTCTTAGAGGAGAG ATGTGGCAAGCATTTGTGGGTGTTGGTGCTCGTAAAATTACTGGGTACTACAACAAATTACTAGATGAAGGTACTGAGGAATTGGATGAAAAGAACCCTGAGGACCAAGAGTTGAAAGATCAGACAAATGCACAGAAAAAGCCCCCAGAGAAGTGGAAGGGACAGATAGAGAAG GATTTGCCTCGAACATTTCCGGGACACCCTGCACTAGATGAGGACGGGAGAAATGCTTTGCGACGGTTATTAACAGCATATGCAAGGCATAACCCATCAGTTGGATACTGCCAG GCCATGAACTTTTTTGCTGGCCTATTTTTATTATTCATGCCTGAAGAGCATGCATTCTG GGCTCTGGTGGGGGTCATTGATGAGTATTTTGATGGTTATTACACTGAGGAAATGATTGAATCTCAG GTTGACCAGCTTGTTCTTGAGGAAGTTGTACGAGAAAGATTCCCAAAACTTG CAAAGCATATGGATTTCCTGGGAGTTCAGGTGGCATGGGTGACTGGACCATGGTTTCTTTCAATTTTCATCAATATGCTTCCATGGGAAAGTG TTCTTCGTGTTTGGGATGTGATCCTTTTTGAAGGAAATCGAACGATGTTGTTCCGGACAACGCTTGCTTTGCTCGACTTATATG GGCCTGCCCTGGTGACCACAAAGGATGCTGGAGATGCAATTACATTATTGCAATCTCTTGCTGGCTCTACTTTTGACAGCAGTCAACTTGTGTTGACAGCTTGTATGGGTTTTCAAGCAGTCAGGGAAATAGGGCTGCAGGAGTTAAGGAAAAAACACAGGCCTGATATTATATCTGCTATGGAGGAAAGATCAAAAGACCGCCATTCTTGGAAAGATAAGAAGGGTTTAGCAACTAAACTTTACAGCTTTAAACATGATCCTCTATGCCCACAAGTTAATTCCAAGGAAGGGGAAGATGATTTGCAAGTGAATGGGGAAATGCAATTTTTAGATTCTGGGTCAGCAAATCTAGAAACCTACCTTACTAGTTCTGCTCTAGATAATGAGTTGGAAGAGGGCATTGATCTTCAAGATCAG GTAACATGGTTGAAAGTTGAGCTGTGCAAACTGCTCGAGGAGAAAAGATCAGCTGAACTCAG AAGCGAGGAGTTGGAAACTGCTTTGATGGAAATGGTCAAGCAGGACAACAGACATATGTTGAGTGCTAAG GTTGAGAAATTGGAGGCAGAGGTATCTGAGTTGCGAAAGTCCTTTGCAGAcaagcaagagcaagagcag GTTTTGATAAGAATGGAGCAGGAACAGAAAGTGGCAGAAGATGCCCGCATAGCTGCTGAGAGAGATGCTGCTGATAAGAAATATGCTGCTCAGTTGCTCCAG GAGAAGTATGACGCAGCGATGGCAGCACTTCGACAAATGGAGAAGAGAGCTGTAATGGCCGAAACTATGTTGGAAGCTACAAAGCAGTACCAGGCAGGGCAGTTTAAGGCCAACCAGTCCTTCAATCCAAG TTCACCTCGTGCTGCCCCTCAGTCTGGGAAGCCAAATCAAGATCCTAACCAGGATGCACCTAACAGGAGATTGGGCTTGCTTTCTAGGGGCCTTGGTTGGCTAGAGAAAAGCAAG ggaAAGTCTAGTTCCACTGAAACACCTGAAGGCTAA
- the LOC127767394 gene encoding uncharacterized protein LOC127767394 isoform X1 has translation MMRWLELPSGVVVDGGEVWRRDAYGFAVRPQHLQRFREYAKIYKEEEEERADRWKDFLDRLAESADDITTSISPSKEYSAAGDVNGGEHLDGAENLENSNRGGIKCNNEEEEGEEDAEKSDTPENSKEIDGNNQSQEANGEADDINDVSANSENLKQESIANSVESDKAPEELKEVTGCSEELLNDENGDSEGLKDSHGALEGLGEANNDNSEKLEELFLDKGLLDELKPIRVESGKRVRASIRIIEKMMSSRVGKIRYTANDMCGNGEAQLASIEEEERAADKSCRGDPAEESSNPDKVEQAQDREQGDSASAALEGGNGESYFPWREELESLVRGGVPMALRGEMWQAFVGVGARKITGYYNKLLDEGTEELDEKNPEDQELKDQTNAQKKPPEKWKGQIEKDLPRTFPGHPALDEDGRNALRRLLTAYARHNPSVGYCQAMNFFAGLFLLFMPEEHAFWALVGVIDEYFDGYYTEEMIESQVDQLVLEEVVRERFPKLAKHMDFLGVQVAWVTGPWFLSIFINMLPWESVLRVWDVILFEGNRTMLFRTTLALLDLYGPALVTTKDAGDAITLLQSLAGSTFDSSQLVLTACMGFQAVREIGLQELRKKHRPDIISAMEERSKDRHSWKDKKGLATKLYSFKHDPLCPQVNSKEGEDDLQVNGEMQFLDSGSANLETYLTSSALDNELEEGIDLQDQVTWLKVELCKLLEEKRSAELRSEELETALMEMVKQDNRHMLSAKVEKLEAEVSELRKSFADKQEQEQAMLQVLIRMEQEQKVAEDARIAAERDAADKKYAAQLLQEKYDAAMAALRQMEKRAVMAETMLEATKQYQAGQFKANQSFNPSSPRAAPQSGKPNQDPNQDAPNRRLGLLSRGLGWLEKSKGKSSSTETPEG, from the exons ATGATGCGGTGGTTGGAATTGCCTTCGGGAGTTGTGGTTGATGGTGGTGAGGTTTGGCGCAGGGATGCGTATGGATTCGCGGTGCGGCCGCAGCATCTGCAGCGTTTCCGCGAGTATGCCAAGATTTACAAG gaggaagaagaggagagagcgGACAGATGGAAGGACTTCTTGGACAGGTTGGCTGAATCTGCAGATGACATCACAACCAGCATTTCACCTTCCAAAGAGTACTCTGCTGCTGGAGATGTCAATGGTGGAGAACACCTTGATGGAGCTGAAAACTTAGAGAATAGCAATAGGGGTGGAATAAAATGCAACaatgaagaagaggagggagaagaggatgCAGAAAAGAGCGATACACCAGAAAATTCGAAGGAAATTGATGGCAACAATCAATCGCAAGAAGCAAATGGTGAGGCGGACGATATCAATGATGTATCTGCCAACTCAGAAAACCTGAAACAGGAGAGCATTGCAAACTCCGTAGAATCGGACAAAGCTCCAGAAGAACTGAAGGAGGTGACTGGGTGTTCAGAGGAACTATTAAATGATGAGAATGGTGATTCTGAAGGATTAAAAGATTCTCATGGCGCCTTGGAAGGATTAGGTGAAGCGAACAATGACAACTCGGAAAAGTTAGAAGAACTTTTCTTGGATAAGGGGTTGTTGGATGAACTGAAGCCTATAAGAGTTGAGTCTGGGAAGCGGGTGCGGGCATCAATCAGAATCATTGAGAAAATGATGAGCTCTCGAGTGGGCAAGATAAGGTACACTGCAAATGACATGTGTGGAAATGGTGAAGCACAGCTTGCATCAATTGAAGAGGAGGAAAGGGCAGCAGATAAGAGTTGTAGAGGGGATCCAGCAGAGGAATCCTCTAATCCAGATAAGGTGGAGCAGGCACAGGACAGGGAACAAGGTGATTCTGCCAGTGCTGCTTTGGAGGGAGGCAATGGCGAGTCTTATTTCCCTTGGAGGGAGGAACTCGAGAGCTTGGTCCGTGGAGGTGTGCCAATGGCTCTTAGAGGAGAG ATGTGGCAAGCATTTGTGGGTGTTGGTGCTCGTAAAATTACTGGGTACTACAACAAATTACTAGATGAAGGTACTGAGGAATTGGATGAAAAGAACCCTGAGGACCAAGAGTTGAAAGATCAGACAAATGCACAGAAAAAGCCCCCAGAGAAGTGGAAGGGACAGATAGAGAAG GATTTGCCTCGAACATTTCCGGGACACCCTGCACTAGATGAGGACGGGAGAAATGCTTTGCGACGGTTATTAACAGCATATGCAAGGCATAACCCATCAGTTGGATACTGCCAG GCCATGAACTTTTTTGCTGGCCTATTTTTATTATTCATGCCTGAAGAGCATGCATTCTG GGCTCTGGTGGGGGTCATTGATGAGTATTTTGATGGTTATTACACTGAGGAAATGATTGAATCTCAG GTTGACCAGCTTGTTCTTGAGGAAGTTGTACGAGAAAGATTCCCAAAACTTG CAAAGCATATGGATTTCCTGGGAGTTCAGGTGGCATGGGTGACTGGACCATGGTTTCTTTCAATTTTCATCAATATGCTTCCATGGGAAAGTG TTCTTCGTGTTTGGGATGTGATCCTTTTTGAAGGAAATCGAACGATGTTGTTCCGGACAACGCTTGCTTTGCTCGACTTATATG GGCCTGCCCTGGTGACCACAAAGGATGCTGGAGATGCAATTACATTATTGCAATCTCTTGCTGGCTCTACTTTTGACAGCAGTCAACTTGTGTTGACAGCTTGTATGGGTTTTCAAGCAGTCAGGGAAATAGGGCTGCAGGAGTTAAGGAAAAAACACAGGCCTGATATTATATCTGCTATGGAGGAAAGATCAAAAGACCGCCATTCTTGGAAAGATAAGAAGGGTTTAGCAACTAAACTTTACAGCTTTAAACATGATCCTCTATGCCCACAAGTTAATTCCAAGGAAGGGGAAGATGATTTGCAAGTGAATGGGGAAATGCAATTTTTAGATTCTGGGTCAGCAAATCTAGAAACCTACCTTACTAGTTCTGCTCTAGATAATGAGTTGGAAGAGGGCATTGATCTTCAAGATCAG GTAACATGGTTGAAAGTTGAGCTGTGCAAACTGCTCGAGGAGAAAAGATCAGCTGAACTCAG AAGCGAGGAGTTGGAAACTGCTTTGATGGAAATGGTCAAGCAGGACAACAGACATATGTTGAGTGCTAAG GTTGAGAAATTGGAGGCAGAGGTATCTGAGTTGCGAAAGTCCTTTGCAGAcaagcaagagcaagagcagGCAATGCTTCAG GTTTTGATAAGAATGGAGCAGGAACAGAAAGTGGCAGAAGATGCCCGCATAGCTGCTGAGAGAGATGCTGCTGATAAGAAATATGCTGCTCAGTTGCTCCAG GAGAAGTATGACGCAGCGATGGCAGCACTTCGACAAATGGAGAAGAGAGCTGTAATGGCCGAAACTATGTTGGAAGCTACAAAGCAGTACCAGGCAGGGCAGTTTAAGGCCAACCAGTCCTTCAATCCAAG TTCACCTCGTGCTGCCCCTCAGTCTGGGAAGCCAAATCAAGATCCTAACCAGGATGCACCTAACAGGAGATTGGGCTTGCTTTCTAGGGGCCTTGGTTGGCTAGAGAAAAGCAAG ggaAAGTCTAGTTCCACTGAAACACCTGAAGGCTAA
- the LOC127767394 gene encoding uncharacterized protein LOC127767394 isoform X3, translated as MGAMGAAAFDFEYKRDAYGFAVRPQHLQRFREYAKIYKEEEEERADRWKDFLDRLAESADDITTSISPSKEYSAAGDVNGGEHLDGAENLENSNRGGIKCNNEEEEGEEDAEKSDTPENSKEIDGNNQSQEANGEADDINDVSANSENLKQESIANSVESDKAPEELKEVTGCSEELLNDENGDSEGLKDSHGALEGLGEANNDNSEKLEELFLDKGLLDELKPIRVESGKRVRASIRIIEKMMSSRVGKIRYTANDMCGNGEAQLASIEEEERAADKSCRGDPAEESSNPDKVEQAQDREQGDSASAALEGGNGESYFPWREELESLVRGGVPMALRGEMWQAFVGVGARKITGYYNKLLDEGTEELDEKNPEDQELKDQTNAQKKPPEKWKGQIEKDLPRTFPGHPALDEDGRNALRRLLTAYARHNPSVGYCQAMNFFAGLFLLFMPEEHAFWALVGVIDEYFDGYYTEEMIESQVDQLVLEEVVRERFPKLAKHMDFLGVQVAWVTGPWFLSIFINMLPWESVLRVWDVILFEGNRTMLFRTTLALLDLYGPALVTTKDAGDAITLLQSLAGSTFDSSQLVLTACMGFQAVREIGLQELRKKHRPDIISAMEERSKDRHSWKDKKGLATKLYSFKHDPLCPQVNSKEGEDDLQVNGEMQFLDSGSANLETYLTSSALDNELEEGIDLQDQVTWLKVELCKLLEEKRSAELRSEELETALMEMVKQDNRHMLSAKVEKLEAEVSELRKSFADKQEQEQAMLQVLIRMEQEQKVAEDARIAAERDAADKKYAAQLLQEKYDAAMAALRQMEKRAVMAETMLEATKQYQAGQFKANQSFNPSSPRAAPQSGKPNQDPNQDAPNRRLGLLSRGLGWLEKSKGKSSSTETPEG; from the exons atgggcgccatgggcgcggcggcgttcgACTTCGAGTACAAGAG GGATGCGTATGGATTCGCGGTGCGGCCGCAGCATCTGCAGCGTTTCCGCGAGTATGCCAAGATTTACAAG gaggaagaagaggagagagcgGACAGATGGAAGGACTTCTTGGACAGGTTGGCTGAATCTGCAGATGACATCACAACCAGCATTTCACCTTCCAAAGAGTACTCTGCTGCTGGAGATGTCAATGGTGGAGAACACCTTGATGGAGCTGAAAACTTAGAGAATAGCAATAGGGGTGGAATAAAATGCAACaatgaagaagaggagggagaagaggatgCAGAAAAGAGCGATACACCAGAAAATTCGAAGGAAATTGATGGCAACAATCAATCGCAAGAAGCAAATGGTGAGGCGGACGATATCAATGATGTATCTGCCAACTCAGAAAACCTGAAACAGGAGAGCATTGCAAACTCCGTAGAATCGGACAAAGCTCCAGAAGAACTGAAGGAGGTGACTGGGTGTTCAGAGGAACTATTAAATGATGAGAATGGTGATTCTGAAGGATTAAAAGATTCTCATGGCGCCTTGGAAGGATTAGGTGAAGCGAACAATGACAACTCGGAAAAGTTAGAAGAACTTTTCTTGGATAAGGGGTTGTTGGATGAACTGAAGCCTATAAGAGTTGAGTCTGGGAAGCGGGTGCGGGCATCAATCAGAATCATTGAGAAAATGATGAGCTCTCGAGTGGGCAAGATAAGGTACACTGCAAATGACATGTGTGGAAATGGTGAAGCACAGCTTGCATCAATTGAAGAGGAGGAAAGGGCAGCAGATAAGAGTTGTAGAGGGGATCCAGCAGAGGAATCCTCTAATCCAGATAAGGTGGAGCAGGCACAGGACAGGGAACAAGGTGATTCTGCCAGTGCTGCTTTGGAGGGAGGCAATGGCGAGTCTTATTTCCCTTGGAGGGAGGAACTCGAGAGCTTGGTCCGTGGAGGTGTGCCAATGGCTCTTAGAGGAGAG ATGTGGCAAGCATTTGTGGGTGTTGGTGCTCGTAAAATTACTGGGTACTACAACAAATTACTAGATGAAGGTACTGAGGAATTGGATGAAAAGAACCCTGAGGACCAAGAGTTGAAAGATCAGACAAATGCACAGAAAAAGCCCCCAGAGAAGTGGAAGGGACAGATAGAGAAG GATTTGCCTCGAACATTTCCGGGACACCCTGCACTAGATGAGGACGGGAGAAATGCTTTGCGACGGTTATTAACAGCATATGCAAGGCATAACCCATCAGTTGGATACTGCCAG GCCATGAACTTTTTTGCTGGCCTATTTTTATTATTCATGCCTGAAGAGCATGCATTCTG GGCTCTGGTGGGGGTCATTGATGAGTATTTTGATGGTTATTACACTGAGGAAATGATTGAATCTCAG GTTGACCAGCTTGTTCTTGAGGAAGTTGTACGAGAAAGATTCCCAAAACTTG CAAAGCATATGGATTTCCTGGGAGTTCAGGTGGCATGGGTGACTGGACCATGGTTTCTTTCAATTTTCATCAATATGCTTCCATGGGAAAGTG TTCTTCGTGTTTGGGATGTGATCCTTTTTGAAGGAAATCGAACGATGTTGTTCCGGACAACGCTTGCTTTGCTCGACTTATATG GGCCTGCCCTGGTGACCACAAAGGATGCTGGAGATGCAATTACATTATTGCAATCTCTTGCTGGCTCTACTTTTGACAGCAGTCAACTTGTGTTGACAGCTTGTATGGGTTTTCAAGCAGTCAGGGAAATAGGGCTGCAGGAGTTAAGGAAAAAACACAGGCCTGATATTATATCTGCTATGGAGGAAAGATCAAAAGACCGCCATTCTTGGAAAGATAAGAAGGGTTTAGCAACTAAACTTTACAGCTTTAAACATGATCCTCTATGCCCACAAGTTAATTCCAAGGAAGGGGAAGATGATTTGCAAGTGAATGGGGAAATGCAATTTTTAGATTCTGGGTCAGCAAATCTAGAAACCTACCTTACTAGTTCTGCTCTAGATAATGAGTTGGAAGAGGGCATTGATCTTCAAGATCAG GTAACATGGTTGAAAGTTGAGCTGTGCAAACTGCTCGAGGAGAAAAGATCAGCTGAACTCAG AAGCGAGGAGTTGGAAACTGCTTTGATGGAAATGGTCAAGCAGGACAACAGACATATGTTGAGTGCTAAG GTTGAGAAATTGGAGGCAGAGGTATCTGAGTTGCGAAAGTCCTTTGCAGAcaagcaagagcaagagcagGCAATGCTTCAG GTTTTGATAAGAATGGAGCAGGAACAGAAAGTGGCAGAAGATGCCCGCATAGCTGCTGAGAGAGATGCTGCTGATAAGAAATATGCTGCTCAGTTGCTCCAG GAGAAGTATGACGCAGCGATGGCAGCACTTCGACAAATGGAGAAGAGAGCTGTAATGGCCGAAACTATGTTGGAAGCTACAAAGCAGTACCAGGCAGGGCAGTTTAAGGCCAACCAGTCCTTCAATCCAAG TTCACCTCGTGCTGCCCCTCAGTCTGGGAAGCCAAATCAAGATCCTAACCAGGATGCACCTAACAGGAGATTGGGCTTGCTTTCTAGGGGCCTTGGTTGGCTAGAGAAAAGCAAG ggaAAGTCTAGTTCCACTGAAACACCTGAAGGCTAA